From the Cystobacter ferrugineus genome, the window CGGTGCGCGACAGCGCCTCGCCCAGGTCGGCCGCCTCGCGCTTGATGTTCTCGGTGTCGATCACCTGGACCGACTCGGCGGAGCGGCGCCGACGCTCTCCCTCGCTCGGACCCTGGACCGTGACCTCGATGGGCTCGTCCGAGCCCGCGGGCGGCGGTGGGGGCGCCGGCGGGGCGGGCTCCGGAGGCGGTTGGAATTCGTAGGTGTAGAGGATGCGCGAGGGCATCGGCGTGCCGTTGCGCCGCGCCGGCTCGAAACGCATGCGGAGCGCCGCCTCGCGCGCCGCCTCGTCGAAGCCATGTCCGGCGGGCCCCACCACCTCCGCCTGGGTGACCTGGCCCTCCGCGTCCAGCGTCAGCCGGAGGACGACCTTCGCCTCCAGCCGCTCCTCCAGTGCTTGGGGCGGGTAGAGGGCCTCGGCGGACTCCTTCAGCTTCGGTGCCTCGAGCGCGGGCGCCGCCGGTGCTTCCTGCGCCTGGGTCGCCCCTGTCCCCAACAGCCCCGCCACCAGCAGCGCCTTCCCCACGCCCCGTACCATTCCGCTCCATGGGCGGAATATGAAAATGGTTCTCATTCTCATTTTCGGGGCGGTGTTAGGCGTGATCCGGGACGGTGTCAAGGAAGTTGGGGGCTCAAGCGGCCTGGGCGCGAGGGGCGGGGAGGACGCGGAGGTGTTCGGCCACGAGGAAGGCGAGCTGGAGGGACTGGTCGGCGTTGAGCCGGGGATCGCAGTGGGTGTGGTAGCGCAGGGGAAGATCGCTCTCGGTCACCTCGCACGAGCCACCCAGGCACTCGGTGACGTTCTGTCCCGTCATCTCCAGGTGGAAGCCGCCGGGGTGGACGCCCTCGGCGGAGGCGACCTGGATGAAGCCGCGCACCTCCGCGAGGATGCGGTCGAAGGGCCGGGTCTTGTAGCCGTTGCTCGCCTGCAGGGTGTTGCCGTGCATCGGATCCGTGGCCCAGACGACGGGGCGGCCGTCGCGGCGGGTCGCGGCCATGAGCCGGGGCAGACGCTCGGCGATCTTGTCCGCGCCGAAGCGGCCGATGAGCGTCAGCTTGCCGGGAATGGCCTCGGGGTTGAGCACGTCCATCAACCGCAGCAGATCGTCCGGCTCCATCGTGGGTCCGCACTTGAGGCCGATGGGGTTCTGGATGCCGCGCATGAACTCCACGTGGCCCCCGTCGAGCTGCCGCGTCCGCTCGCCGATCCACAGCATGTGGGCCGAGGCATCGAACCACCCGCCCGTGGAGGGATCGAGGCGCGTCTGGGCCTCCTCCACGTTGAGCAGCAGCGCCTCGTGGCTGGTGTAGAAGTGGCGCGGATCCAGGTTCGGGTCCTGCCGCTCGGGGTGCGCGCTTCCCCAGCGCTGGATCGCCTCCAGGTCCGTAGGGTGCTCCCGGGTGAAGGTGCGCACGATGTCCATCGTGTCCGAGCATTGCCTCCAGGCGAGCAGCAGACGCTCGGGGTCCGGCGTGCGCTCGGCGAGCGTGAAGGCCATGCCGTTGATGTTGTCGCCGCGGTAGGCGGGCAGGGTGACGCCGTCCCGGGTCTCCACGGGGCTGGAGCGCGGCTTGGCGAACTGGCCCGCGATGCGGCCGACGCGCACCACCGGACGGCCTCCCGCGAACGTCAGCGCCATCGCCATCTGGAGCAGCAGCCGGAGGGTGCCGCGGATGTTCTCGGGCGAGAACTCCTTGAAGCTCTCCGCGCAGTCACCGCCCTGCAGCAGGAGCGCCTTGCCCTCGGCGACCCGGCCGAGCGCTTCCCTCAGCCGCAGGGTCTCCTCGGAGGACACCAGGGAGGGCAGCCGGGACATCTCCTCCTCGACCCGGGCCAGGGCACGGGGATTCGGATAGTCGGTGGGCATGTGCTTGAGGGGCCTGTCCCTCCAGGAACGAGGGGTCCAATTTCGATTCATCACGGGAGCGCCATTACCAGGGTGAGGACGGGATGAAGAGGGCGAGGGATTCATGGGCGTGGCAGGAGTCCGCGTGCCACGCAGTCGTTCAGATAGCGGTCCATCAGGGCACGGTCGGGAGAGGGGCAGGAGATACCGCTATCGGCGAGGCTTCGGGTCAACTGTTCGCAACGGATGTGTCCCAAACCGAAGGTGGCATCCGCCGAGCCCGCGCGCAGATCGAAGAACGCCATCGTGGCGCTGTTGTCCGCGTTGTCCGCGCGCCGGGCGAGGCGCTCCCTCCACTCGGGAAGGGGGCATGTGTCCACCCGGTAGCCGTACTCGCGCACCCACTGGAACACGTCGCTCAAGCGCACGTCCGGGTGGGGAGCGAGGTTGAACACCGGTCCGGTCCGGGACACCAGGGACAGGCGCACGATGGCGCGCGCCACGTAGTCCACGGGGGTCCACGTCTCGTGGACGTCCATCTGGGGAAGCACGCCCGCGGGGATGCCGGCCAGCAGGATGCGCCAGACCAGGTCCTGCGGATTGACGATGCCCGTGGTGGACGCGCCCACCACGCGGCCCAGGCGGTAGACGGCCACCGGCAGCCCGCGCTCGCCGGCCTGCTGCACGAGTCTCTCGGCGATCCACTTGCTGCGCTGGTATCCATCGAGCAGCCCCGGGTGGGCGGGGACGAAGTCCTCGGGCACCTCGGGCTGGAGGTTCGACGGGGGCGCCACCGCGAGCGTCGAGACGTAGTGCAGGGGCTTGGGGCGCACGGCGGCCGCCAGCCGCAACAGCTCGCGCGTGCCGCCCACGTTCACCGCTTTCAGGCTGCCGTACTCGCGCACGACGCTGACCACCGCGGCGTTGTGGTAGACGACGTCGCACTCGGCGGCCAGTCCGTGGAAGCGCGTGGCGCCCAGTCCCAGCCAGGGCTGGCTCAGGTCCGCCGGCAGCGCGAGCACCCGCTCGGCGAGGCCGTCGGTGGCGAGCCCCTGGCCCACCAGCGCCGTGCGGATGCGCTCCATCGCCTGCGCCTCGTCCCGGGCCCGCACCAGGCAGACGACCCGCGCGTGCGTCTGGCGCAGCAACTGGTCGAGCAGGTGCGCGCCCACGAAGCCAGTGGCTCCCGTCAGCAGCACCTGCCGCGGCGGTGCCGGGGACACGGGGTTCTTGTTGTTCGCGAGTGTCCTGGGGACGAGCTCCTCGGGCAGCTCGGCGTCGGCGAGCATGGCGGCGGTGAGGCCACCGGCCTGGGCCTGGGGGCCCGAGCCGTGCTCCAGCGCCTGGGCCAGGCCCGCGGCGGTCGGATGGCGGAACACCGTGGCGACGGGCACCTCGCGGCCCAGGGCCACGCCGAGCCGGTTGGCCACCTGGATGCTCTGCAGCGATTGTCCGCCCAGCTCGAAGAAGTCGTCCTGGGCCGTCACCCCGCTCACGCCCAGCACCTGCTCCCAGATGTGGAGGATCTCACGCTCCAGGTCGGTGGCCGCGTCGGTGGACGTCGTGCTTCCCTCGGCGGCCATCTTCCGGCGCAGCTCGGCGCGGTCCACCTTGCCATTCGAGGTGCGCGGCAGCCGCTCGGAGAAGACGAAGGCGCCCGGCACCATGGGCGCGGGCAGGGCTCCCAGCAGGTGACGGCGAAGCTCCGCCGCCGTGGGCACGGGTGAGGTGGCGACGACGTGCGCGCACAACCGCCGCGTGCCTCCCGGCAGGATCTGTCCGACCACCGCCGCGTCCTTCACCCCCGGCAGGCCGAGCAGCACGGTTTCGATCTCGGTCGGGTCGATCCGGTGTCCGCTGATCTTGAACTCGTCATCCACGCGGCCGACGAACACCAACTGCCCGTCCTCGCGCAGCCGGGCCGTGTCGCCGGTGCGGTAGGCCCGCGGACGGCCGGGCAGTTGCCCGAGCACCGTGAAGC encodes:
- a CDS encoding 3-deoxy-7-phosphoheptulonate synthase class II; the encoded protein is MMNRNWTPRSWRDRPLKHMPTDYPNPRALARVEEEMSRLPSLVSSEETLRLREALGRVAEGKALLLQGGDCAESFKEFSPENIRGTLRLLLQMAMALTFAGGRPVVRVGRIAGQFAKPRSSPVETRDGVTLPAYRGDNINGMAFTLAERTPDPERLLLAWRQCSDTMDIVRTFTREHPTDLEAIQRWGSAHPERQDPNLDPRHFYTSHEALLLNVEEAQTRLDPSTGGWFDASAHMLWIGERTRQLDGGHVEFMRGIQNPIGLKCGPTMEPDDLLRLMDVLNPEAIPGKLTLIGRFGADKIAERLPRLMAATRRDGRPVVWATDPMHGNTLQASNGYKTRPFDRILAEVRGFIQVASAEGVHPGGFHLEMTGQNVTECLGGSCEVTESDLPLRYHTHCDPRLNADQSLQLAFLVAEHLRVLPAPRAQAA